The DNA region TCTTCTCCACCATCACCCAAACCCGAATTTCCTTCTATAGAAGAAATATCAGAAGAAACTGAAATTTCTTCCATTCGACCAATCAGATAACTCACATTGTCTCTCCTTTCAACCCTGTCAACTTCTTCCCACTCGAAATCTTCATCCTCATCATCAACCTGAAAATAGAGGTGTCAAAATTGGCCCAAAAAACCTTGACCCGCCATTTGCTTAGACCATTTTGACCCGCCCAATTTAGCCCATTTAAAATTGGGCTAATTTAACCCAAATTAACTCATGAGTAactttgtcaaaatatttttaaaataaacattttttttgttttatatgttatatatatagccctcacaaaagaaaggaaaaaaagtctTATTTGAtagagttaatggtcaaaaacacacctgaactatcactGTCGTTCGTGTAAGAAAAttgaacaactgatagttgaggtgtgttttaatattCAGAAAACTCGCACACCTGATAGTTCGGGTAGGAAACTCacaatcatcaatcatggcttattAGCCGATATCACTTCTCAATAAAAGAGATATTTCAAAGTCATAAATCAATTTAGAAAAAGTGCTAGTTcagatgtgtttttgaccattatctcatATTCATATGGaaacaaataaattaattaaaacttgCTAAGTTCGGCTATGAGCCAGATTTTACCCATCTCAGACCCAATTTGACCCGCCCATTTGCTACCTGTACCTGAAAACAGCTCCATAAATCCGGCACACTGGGATCACCAATTTGGTGAACAACCCCCGAATTTACCTCCATGTCTTCTGAATCGGACTCGGATTCTACCCCTACGACCCGAAGCCCATCAAATTCAGACCCGAATTCTGCTTCTTCACCTTCTGGCAAAACCCTAGCATTGGAATTGCTGTGAACAACATGGGGATGATCCGTAACATCTTCATTTCGGGTATCGAACAAATCGGTTACATAGTCCATTTGATCTTCATTGCAATAGAAAGGGGAATTAGGGTTTGCGGGTCGATCGGGGCCCGGGTCAAAATCATCAAATGAGGGAATAAAAAAGGTTGTGGGGTCGACCTCATCATCGTTGTCGGAAACGCTAACGTAGTTGTAGTTGTTTGTTGTCTGAATGTGGAAACTTTGATGGCTAAGCATTTCCGCCATTGAATTGgaaaacaagaataaaaaagTGGAGAATTTTCAGTTCAAATTCAGTTGAAGCTACATTGTTCCTATAAATAAATCAGTTACCGGATTTTTGCCGTCTTTTGtaatctttttttcaaatttatagtTTGCCTTCTTTTTCaggagaaaattgcaaaatggATCCCTTATCCTTGCTACTAGGTTCAAAGTAGTCCTTTAAGTCTCAACTGAGCAGTTTTGGTCTTTTAAATTTatcaaaagtgagcaattttagTCTCTATCGAATATTTAAGAAACTTTGATTGTTAATTCAATAGGAACTGTGAACAAAAACTATTTAACCAGAAACATCAAGAATTTTTCGTCGAAACTCCAAAATTGTatcaaacatagaaaatagaCCAAAATAACATGAATTGCACCTTAAAAGTTGCATCAAActttataaatagaccaaaAATGCAAAAGTTATACTTGCAAATGTCAGTTCCTATtaaatattctttattttcataGTTTCGATTAAATTTAACAAGTAGAAATTTCAGTAACttaactactactactatttaGGTAGATATTTTCTACTCTCTAAATAACCAACCATAAGAATGAAAAATGGTGAAATGATACATTGGGCTGTTTATTTCATTCTCGATCATTCCCCCAGCCCCTGAAAATTTTCCATATCTGCATTCATTGAAATTTTTGCATGGATTGTCCTTCGTATGGactggtttttaattttctttctttttgcgcCGATTGACCTTCGTACggactgatctttaatttttgtccctcaatcgcttgtctttaatttttgtgttTGCTTCTCATTTAACAAAAATTTGTGGGTCAAAGTACTTTATTTGCTGGTCTACAAAATCAGTGATTCTGGGTTCGATCCCCGGTAGAGGCGATGAATTCGTTGTTTTcttaccaaaaataaaataaaattacaaggCATAAATTTAGAGAACCTTTACCTTATTCGACATAAGTTCTGTAAGAAATAAATTATCCGGCATAGCTGTGTAGTAACTAATTTTCAAAGCATAAGTTTATAAAAGTTTTGCCTTGTCCACATAATTTCTGTAGGAATTAAATTTTCCGACATAAATTGTTAGTAACGAGCAAATTAGttactacacaacttatgccggAAAATTTAATTCCTATAGATATTTTGCCGTCCAAGGTAAAATTTctataaacttatgccttgtAAAACTAGGCGGGTAGACcgaactttttttgttttgttttttcggTGTCAGGAATATTTTCAAACACTTTTTTGTTAATTAAAGTgttgaagaacaaaaattaaagaccagcgatttcaggggtaaaaattaaagacaccCCAAGATAGgggcatttgtgcgaatgaccctTTAGTTTTTGCCCTCATatatgtggtctttaatttttgtctctgtTGCTTATTTAATGaggaaatatacatatatttttggcTCAACACTCGGCATAAGTTCTATAGTATTTTTATATTCGGAAACTGAACTTTTGTCTTGCTTGGCACAAGTtctgtaggaattaagttatgcgATATAAGTTATgtagtatttttcaaattatgttgagtgttgaaagttttgccttttCCGGCATAACTTGTGTGGATGTGATGCTACACATACGTTGAAGCTAAACACTAGCTATGCCGAGCGAAATCTAAACTTATGCctttttcagattatgttgaatgttgaaagttttgccttgtTCAACATAACTTGGGGaatgttatgatacatatgccgaAACTAAACGTTAACTATGCTGGCCGGAATTTAGTTTATGCTGCGCCAAAATTACTAAAggtcaaaatttaaagaccacaaattttaggtcaaaaattaaagaccacccgaaATAGGTGCATTTGTGCGAATAACCCGTATTCATTTCTCTAATAGCCCATCTGGAGTTGTAGGATATCTTTAGGTTTGAGACTCATTTCGACAAAGAGTTTATTAATGGTAGACATTCAATCCTTCGGACTTCATTAATCATGGAGGCTGTTTGATTAATCGAAGCATAAGCCACGTGACAAGGAAAAAATAGGTGGGATGATCACTTTTTGGGACTTTTCGAGATAAAATCTGGACAAAAGTATCTCTATACTAAACACTCTTCATTCCCAAACATTCTTAAAACCTTCCGAACACAAGATTGAACTATCTAAAACCTTCGCAACAAGTCATGCACCTACTTGCACTACTTTGAACTTAAAAATGAACATAAGATGTAGTGAAATAAAATTATGGGGCCTAACATTCCCTAGCGATTTCATGTTTCTCGGGAGACTTCAAATATTATTGCTCTTTTCCTTCCACACTCACTTTAACATCTCCAATATAAACTAATCACTTAAACATCTAATAACTTtgatattaaattttaaaaaaattaaatctatCAAATCTAAATATTGTTGATTTGCGAAGAACTTTTCCTTCAGAAGGTCATTAAAAAAAGCTTTTTACAAAAAGGGCAGGgacaaataatcaaacaaacgCTTTTGGACATCACGTAACTTCAAACTGATGCAAGAATATGTTACCGTCGCGCCGCATCCACTTTGCATTATATGGTCTCTTTCGTTTCTGATGGAAAAATCCCAATATAGTTTATGGAATAGTACTTCGTCCATCCATTGTTACTTgtaatttatattaaaaataattgtctagcttaaaaaattaagagataattcatcatttcataTCTATTTTGtgcttattattaattattggttgaaaaattcaagaaattcttAGTGGTTGTACGACTTTTGaagtatgtttgattgatttcaatAATTACACGACTTAGTAATAATTAGGGTGATATTGTAAAATCAACATTTATTTCaataattaaatcaattaaaaataattaggaaagaataaataatactCCTTGCTTCTAAATTTATGTCAACTTATAAATTGATGACGagttttttgaaaatgaaattccATGAAATTTACGATCTTAAATAGGTCATAATAGTTGTTTATGTATAAGAGTTTTtaatattatgattttaaatatgttataaattataaaaattcgttatttatttcttaagggATGCGCTAAATGAGACAAAGTAAAAatagacggagggagtaataaataatACTCCTTGCTTCTAAATTTATGTCAACTTATAAATTGGACactgagtttttgaaaatgaagTCGCTTGAAATTTACGATCTTAAATAGGTCATAATAGTTGTTTATGTATAAGAGTTTTtaatattatgattttaaatatgttataacatttgtgcgattataaaacttttcatttagtgtaaaattaataaataaataaaacaaattatatatattttaaatctaGAAATGAATCATTGTTTTCAAAACGGactaaaaggaaataaattcacttaaaTTGGAATGAACATAATAGTTATGAAAACTAACACCAATACTAGGTGGTCCGACTGGTGATGCATACAAGTTTAAATTGATTTGAgctcctcaaaattttcaaatgcTTGGCTATTGTTAATTCTCTGCTAGCTAATTGATGAAGAtaacaacaagaagattattttatttacaaGAATAAGTCAATTATAATGAATCACAATTAACCAATGAAGTAAAACGCCTAGATTTCTTGCTATTCTAGTCAGTGTTCACGTTCTCAATTAGCACTTGTCACAACCTCATCCCTACGTTTATGTTAGACTAATAGCTTGATTACCGtgtgattaatttaaaataatacacCTACCATGGCCAACTCTAATTTTTGTTATATAACTATTGGGGTCATCGAAATattttgtatttgttttgtCGTCTAACTATGATGATTACGTGACAAACACATATCAATGGCCTACCTTTGATAAGGAAGGGAGTACGGACTTTGATGAAATGAATGCTTGAATAGGACTTtgatttctatttctttttcattttccttttttttttttctgactaTGAAtataatttgatttaaaaattaGTTCAACTAATATATAGTGACCAAATTTAAACGGTAAATTGCTTGGGAGGTTGGTGAGCTATTTGACATTTAGATAAAAACTTACACATTCTACATTTACAATTTTACATCAAACCATATTAATTTATTATGACTGAGTGATAAGTTGAGGTGAAAATACATATTAGTACGTAGTTATGATTTAGTAATAATAGCGTGTATGAAGAcataaattatgtatttatttggTTGGCTTAAATACAACGTGTAAATAAGGGTCTAAAAATTGGCAATTCACTCTTTCTCAATGGCCATGCCTTTGGTTGCGGCTGTCAATATATGATCACGGAGTTTTTGGGAAATACTAGCAAAGCAGAGAAATGCAGTATTTGGCTTTTGTTGTTCCAAAGGGACACTTTAGTGGATATAAAGTCACAATCCCAACCTCGACTGAGTCTAACTTCTCGTGGTAAAGGATAACtttgtttatgtattatttgaAATTGAGTCGGTCTATAACTATCTCTCAAGTgttaaactttatttttttaactactttgtgggattacatttgatatgttgttgttgtatatttagTCTAATAAATTACTTAATAATGATGCATTGAATTGGTAAACACTCGCGAATAGGT from Lycium ferocissimum isolate CSIRO_LF1 chromosome 2, AGI_CSIRO_Lferr_CH_V1, whole genome shotgun sequence includes:
- the LOC132046979 gene encoding uncharacterized protein LOC132046979 isoform X1; translated protein: MAEMLSHQSFHIQTTNNYNYVSVSDNDDEVDPTTFFIPSFDDFDPGPDRPANPNSPFYCNEDQMDYVTDLFDTRNEDVTDHPHVVHSNSNARVLPEGEEAEFGSEFDGLRVVGVESESDSEDMEVNSGVVHQIGDPSVPDLWSCFQVQVANGRVKLGLRWVDDEDEDFEWEEVDRVERRDNVSYLIGRMEEISVSSDISSIEGNSGLGDGGEEEQVRNLEWEFLVAVNSLERTLELHNAVIIEDDFVFDNVDFVGSEERLKGSPPAAKSVLENLLLVVVSDEDLKASNVACAVCKDEILLTEKVTRLPCSHYYHCDCIVPWLSIRNTCPVCRHELPTDDADYERENGRGAGPALVNDFQVRYNFEPVL
- the LOC132046979 gene encoding uncharacterized protein LOC132046979 isoform X2 — its product is MAEMLSHQSFHIQTTNNYNYVSVSDNDDEVDPTTFFIPSFDDFDPGPDRPANPNSPFYCNEDQMDYVTDLFDTRNEDVTDHPHVVHSNSNARVLPEGEEAEFGSEFDGLRVVGVESESDSEDMEVNSGVVHQIGDPSVPDLWSCFQVQVDDEDEDFEWEEVDRVERRDNVSYLIGRMEEISVSSDISSIEGNSGLGDGGEEEQVRNLEWEFLVAVNSLERTLELHNAVIIEDDFVFDNVDFVGSEERLKGSPPAAKSVLENLLLVVVSDEDLKASNVACAVCKDEILLTEKVTRLPCSHYYHCDCIVPWLSIRNTCPVCRHELPTDDADYERENGRGAGPALVNDFQVRYNFEPVL
- the LOC132046979 gene encoding uncharacterized protein LOC132046979 isoform X3 yields the protein MAEMLSHQSFHIQTTNNYNYVSVSDNDDEVDPTTFFIPSFDDFDPGPDRPANPNSPFYCNEDQMDYVTDLFDTRNEDVTDHPHVVHSNSNARVLPEGEEAEFGSEFDGLRVVGVESESDSEDMEVNSGVVHQIGDPSVPDLWSCFQVDDEDEDFEWEEVDRVERRDNVSYLIGRMEEISVSSDISSIEGNSGLGDGGEEEQVRNLEWEFLVAVNSLERTLELHNAVIIEDDFVFDNVDFVGSEERLKGSPPAAKSVLENLLLVVVSDEDLKASNVACAVCKDEILLTEKVTRLPCSHYYHCDCIVPWLSIRNTCPVCRHELPTDDADYERENGRGAGPALVNDFQVRYNFEPVL